ACCTTACTTAAAcatcagtttgggctggagagatggcttagcggttaagcacttgcctgtgaagcctaaggaccccggttcgaggctcggttccccaggtcccacgttagccagatgcacaaggaggcgcacgcgtctggagttcgtttgcagaggctggaagccctggcgcgcccattctctctctctccctctatctgtctttctctctgtgtctgtcgctctcaaataaatttaaaaaaaaaattaaaaaaaaaattaattcccagggctggagagatggcttagcagttaagcacttgcctgtgaagcctaaggaccccagttcgagactcgattcccaaggacccatgttagccagatgcacaagggggcgcacgcatctggagtttgtttgcagtggctggaggccctggtgtgcccattctctctctctctgtctctctcaaataaataaacaaaaaattaaaaaaaaaaaaaacaaaaaaaaacaaacaaaaaaaaccatcaGTTTATTATAAAGGATACAGTAAGCAGTTAGATGAGGAACTGCACAGGAGCAGGGATGAGGTGACATATCATTCCCTCTGTGATCACACAAGTTCCACCCATGCCAGCACCTCCATGGGTTCAATAATTCAGAAGTTTATCATATGTCTTATtacagagttttgttttgttttgttgtatgggtttttttttaatgtttttatttatgtatttgaaagagagagagagaataggcatggcagggtctcttgcccctgcacaggaactccagacacatgtgcctcttcaCATCAGGcagtatgtgggtactggggaattgagcccataatggtaggctttgcaagcaaacgcctttaacggctgagccgtctccccagcccatgctgtgcctgtgtgcgtgtgtgtgtgtgtgtgtgtgtgtgtgtgtgtgtgaatgtatatcaatgactttttcattgctggaacaaaataacccaaccagaagcagcttagggaagcaAAGGGCCTGTTTTCAGCTTAAATTTTgacatttacctgaaaagccaaaggatcccagttcgactatccaggacccatgtaagcacaagggggcacatgcatttggagttcatttgtggtggctggaggccctggtgcgcccattctctctctctctctctctctctctctctctctctctctctctgtttctctctgcctcttcctctctctcaaataaataaataaataaaatatattaaaaaatactgaCAACATAAAAGGATTGTCAGTATACTTGGAGGTTTAAGATAAAAGGTTTGGCAGTTCCAAAAGACCAGGCTTGCCCACCCTTCCCAGTACGGTGATGGAAGAGAGTAATGGTAAAAAGCAGAGACATGAGGTTGAATCAGGGCACACACGGGGAAGAGGAATAGAGGCCAGTAACCCCAGGTTCATACCGGGGTGTTGACACGAGCTTTAGATTTAAGTAGACAAAGAACTGGGCAAGGTGGGGTGGGTGATTGTTATCTCAGCTCTGGTTCTGCAAGGTGATTCCAAGAAGCTGTCATCACATCAGAGCAGCAGCTGAGTTCTGTGTGCTGAAGTTCTGGAAGGTGCTGCGTCCAGTTCTAGTCCTCTTGCTTCCTCCCAACCAAGAGCTGGAAGTACAGGAATGTGCCGCCGTGACCAGCTTCTCCTGGGTAAAAATCTGAAGGGTTTTGATCTCAGAGTGTCGCTCCGTAGAACACTTGCTGAACACTCAGAAATTCTCTAGCAGGCACTAACTGGGTGTCCTGTGATTGGGTTGTGACGTTTTCCTCCTGGGGACGGTGTCAGATCCCACAGGCTAAGACCTCAGTAGACAAGACCCTGGCCCGCTTTCAGGCACCAGTCACAAGTGTGGCCTGTTCTTCTGGCTGACTggatgatgtatgtgtgtgtgtatgtatgtatttataatatatatatgtgtgtgtgtgtgtgtgtgatttttgtttatttttatttatttatttgagagtgaaagacagagagagagagtgtgagagagagggagaatgggcgctccagggccttatgtgggtcctggggaataaagcctcgaactggggtcgttaggcttcacaggaaagcgcttcaccactaagtcatctctccagcccctgactgtaTATTCTAAACTGGGGTTCCCACAACTCTCTTCTTTGGGCTTATAAAAGTTATCAGGTtttggttcaatccctagcaaagtattttactttaatttgGCCAGGGTACAAAGGGAAAATTGTGAAGTTATTTCTCATTATACTTGAGACCCAAATGGTGAAAACTTTCATTTTAACAACACAATAATTTTTTCAGATAATAagggcatttaaaattttattgtaaaaacaatataacattcaataaaaacattgaaaaaatagCATCCATAACCTCACCATCTTAACAAACACTTTCACTTCTGTATGTTTCACGGTAGCTATTTTCCACATGCTgaatacatacatgtgcaaacagGAAATACCCAACGCTGCTTTCCAGCACCAGCACATTAAAGGGACTCTGTAAGGTCATTTAACAACAAGACGCTCATTTAGCATATTTACACAGGTCATATAAACATTAAGGTTTTAAAACTCTCAAACATCAAAGATTAGGATGCTCTCTATTTTGTAGTACAGCAATTAAAGCATCAAGAACCCTTCACAGCATTAGATGAGAAATAAGTAAGTGAGAGGAATGTTTTCCCCAGAAATCCATCTCATCCTCACAAACACAGGGCCACTGTATCTGTATGTCTGTCGATCCTGAGAACCAGAGGAAACAGTATTTGAAATACGGCTTTGATCTATGTGACGGCAGCCAATAAtctttcttttcgttttttttcccccgaggtagggcctcactctagctcaggctaacctcgaactcactgccaccctccttcctctgtctcccagaaCACTGCAGTTCAAAGCATGTGCCTTTCTTAGGGAGACTCATTCTTCCCAGATTTCTCCCTGCCTTAAAAGCTGAGGATAATCTTCTTGTTGAACAGTTGTAACCTGAGAACATTTCTGAACATCTCCTTATGCAATTAAATCTGTGAAGAGTCAGTATATCTCAGAATGACACTTTCATTCAAATATGCATGAAGAAAATTgagaatattgttttaaaattgcaCGTTGGTAGCTGAATCATTGAAAGCATCTTTTTCCCCACTAGCTTATAAACACtgtatatttctttctattttttacttACTCATAAACACTGTGGTTAGAATCTGTCAACAGATCCAACATGACATACAAAACTACCCctgctgttttttatttatttgttttttctgttgctgttgttttggttttctgaggtagggtctcactctagctcaggtcgacctggaattcactgtgtagtctcagggtggccttgaactcacagtgatcctcttacttctgccctcccaagtgagtgctggggttaaaggtgtgtgccaccatgcccgccagGCCCGGATTGAATATCTTTCTTCTGGCTTCCGTGACAAATGACAGGAGCTGTGTCTGATTGTTGGGCAAAACAGACTAAACATATAAATACTGGAGGCTTTTACAGATCCAGACTTGagtctgaattcaaagtcctctCTCATATAAACAGTACAAATAAACAGCATGCACATACCCTGACCTTTGTATCTCTTGCAGttgggtttgaacccagggccaagCCCACTACCATACTTACATGCCAAACCTCACACTTGCTTTCTAAAGTCTGGCCATCAATTCTGATtggcgcgtgcgcacacacacaaaacacatactaagttcagttgtttttttgatttttagaatgaattatttagatgtttaattttttggaaactttttttttttttttttttttttttggtttttcgaggtagggtctcactctagctcaggctgaccttgaattcattatgaagcctccgggtggcctcgaactcacagtaatcctcctccctctgcctcccaaatgctgggattaaaggcgtgcgccaccacttccagcttggaAACTCATTTTTGACATTACTAAACGGTCAGATTGCATTCCAGAATAGAACAAAATCAACTAAATAACCTTTTAACTCTTTCTTGCTTAACTGCATGCTGTTTAACATTTTAAGCTACAAGGTATCACCAGTCTATTTAGTCAAAACCCACATTTCAGCAATAAGGATTGTGAGGCACAGGGAGGTCACTTGAGTTGAGGTACTTGGAGAGAGGCAGTTCCCTGCGCATGCCGGATGGTGGCGCTCTAGAGAGAGGTCCGCTGCAAAGGAACGCTGAGGAGAGTTCTACAACGCTGGATTTCTCATAGGCTCGCACTGTGGAGCTCACACCTGCACAATACATTCACCATGAACATTCAAGGAACTGGGTAGCTAAAAACAGACCAAGGTGCACATtagaggaaaaaaagcaaaacccaCAGCGTTACCACGGTCCTCATGCAAACCAAAACTCTCTTTAATCAAAACTACTTTTTAGTCACTCAGcatcatgcatctggcattcaatgtCACACATCTTTCATGCAGCTTCCTGTAAACCTTAGGTAAATCACGAACCTTATACTCTAAGTTTATTTACCAAAAATGTTTTCCCCTGAGGCATTTAAAAGCACAACATTTTAGAACCCATAAAAATCCACCTGGCATTTTCCCCTACAAATATGGTCATTACTTATTTACTACTAGCTCAGAATACACTCTAAAAAGGAAATTCCCTTGACAGGTACCCTGACATTCTACGTTCTCGTCTTTTTACTATCGGTAAGTACGTCTTTTTGATACTGGTGATGGAACTGaaggtctcacacatgctaggcaaaatGCTCTACTATTGAGCTGTATCACTAGCccccctttttattatttattttgagattaagttgtccaggctggcttgggaactctgtaacccaagctggttttaaatttgtgatcttcctgcctccacctttagTAGCAGGGAttgtaggtgtgtaccaccatacccagtttagaTAGTgcactaaaaaaattttttttcataccACATGTGTATAGGAACTTGATGACTTCCGTATCAAATGCCTAAATCATTATTATTTGCGGGTGGGGGgaggcttttgaggtagggtcttgctctagcccaggctgacctggaattcactacatagtctcagggtggcctcggactcacagtgaccctcctacctcttcctcctgagtgccgggattaaaggtgtgcgccaccacaaacTGAATCAGGCTTCTTCTGCCAGAAGGCTAGCTTGTGAATGACAGATAGGAAGGAGCAGAGACGGTGGTGACAGGGCAGCCAGCTGCACAGGGCAGAGAGTGGGCGTGCTTGTGTCCTGTGGCAGAGGTTCCGTTAGACAACGTTACAACGTCTGCCATTAACTCCAGCCAGCAGAGAGTGCTTCCATCGGACAGAACAGCCTTTATATACCCAGAATGACCACATGGGTGGAAAGCGTGACAACAGAAGTCTTTCCCATTTACTCTTAATGGGTAACCCAATGTGCGATGGCTTGTATCTTTAAATGTGTcctgctgaggtttttttttttttttataaactagAAATCAAGGTAAGAACAAAGGATCACATTCTTAGAAAGGGCAGAATGTCCTTAACACTTGGTTTTTAGAGTGCCATCGACTCCTCTTGCCTGAGAACGGAGTCTGTGGAGAAGGTGCCAGGGAGTCCAGGCTGTCTTGTGTATGGGAGGAGTTTAAACGTCAGCTGTGGTTCAGTCACCTGGATGGGGACAGGTGGGGAGCCAAGAGTTCCTCTCAGCAGTAATTATTATAAAGGGTTCAATGGGCTTAAGACCTGTGGGTCTTTTGAAAGCCCAGCCACAGACTTGCACAAACCGATTCTGTTTCCACATGTGAGGCCAACAGATCTGCGCCGAGTGGACCTGGGTAGAGCGGGGGATGGGATGGTCCCTAGGACTGGGCGCCCAGATAACAACCAACCCTGCCCCTATCCTCTTCCTGCCCCTTAGCCTTCCAAGCTGACCTTGTGAAGGACTTGCCAGGTCCCTACAGCTGGTCCTCCTCCTTACAATAGACATCAGCCAGGTGCCAGCCAAACAAAGTCTTTTTGGCTTTATTCTGAATTACCTTTAGAAAGTGAAACGCATTTGCTTCTCTCATGTGACAGAaccctgtgtggaggccaggagagagggtCAGCAGCACCAGGAGGGGATCAAAAGGATCTGGGATGGCTTACTCCTCTAGGCCTCCTGTACCAAAGATTCTGGTAGCTTGTGCTACAGTCTCAAAATTCAATCTATATCCAAGAACacagattttaaaaagagatgcagATGAATACTTAGTATTCAACCTTAAAGGTGCATGTAAAAAGATCTCCAAGTTTGACTCATTGGCATGAATGGATTTGTGCCTCAATGtcctttatattaaaaaaaaaaaacacctttgatACCTGTGGTAATGTTCCTTTCaaataatgattttttgttttgttttgttttgtttttttttctaggtagggtctcaccctagcccaggctgacctggaataaactgtgtagtctcagggtggcctcgaactcatgtcgatccacctacctctgcctcccgagtgctaggattaaacacgtgcaccaccatgctcggcaaataatgacttttttaaaaagcgtCTTAAATTCAAAGTTAAAGCTGACACTTTTGTACTCAGTCTCAGAGCGGATTGACTCACAACCTCTGTGGGCCAGTAATGCCAAATTGCCCTCTCCAGCTCTGTGGGGGTCAGAGAGCTGTATGGTTCCCCACAAAGCTAGGGCTCCTATTGGCTAGTAAGCAAATTCCGGGGGATAGATAGGATTAAGCTCTCCAAAGAGGATTCCCCAGCCCGCCCTCAAAGGAGGATCAAACACTGGTCTAGTTCTGGAACAAAATAAGCccctgtgaaggagaaagtgccCGCCTGCGCGGTTCTCATTCGGTCCGACCCACAGCGCCTCCTGTCTTTCCCTCACCCAAGGGATGGAGAAACAGAGCTTTATCTCTGGAGGCAAGTGCATGCGGTGGGCccaatgccaccacacctggttggaGCGACCTTCTTGGGTCTCCTACCTATTGCTTTTTGTGACAGATGGAATAAACAAGTGCAGAGGCGTGCCACAGAAACAGCGCGCACTTCTACCTGCACGGTCTCCCAAGCTCAGGCCCCAAAGGattaaggtaataaaaaaaacccacaacaaacCAATCACTTACATTGTATTGCAGTTTGCTTTTTGTCTAGAAACAAAACCACCATTCACGCAGAGCCAAGCAGCCCCATTCCCCATGCTTCCTGCTATCGCGCCCCTCTTCCAGACTGCCCCATGCAGAGTGGAAGACATCGGCAGGGTAGGCTGGTCACACGTGTTTTTAGCTCAGAGCCGTACGGGGTCACTGCGGAGCGGTTTCTATTAATAGGGGACAAAGCCCCAGCAAGCAGACCTTCCAGGTAATGCCCTGAATCGCCCGGGGGAAAGTTAACTCCTGCTTGGGCAAGAGAGAAAACAagccctgccttgcagagctcGTACTTTGAAAAGCGCGTGTACTTCATGCACACACTGGGGCTGGGTTACCAGACCAAACCCTGATCCCTGCCCCCGGGAAGGAGCAGTTCCAGCGGGTGCCCACTGGGTATTGGGTCAGCTCAGCTTTGCCACGCATAAAGCTAGGGCCACAGCCGCCAGCAGTACGGCGCTGAAAACGGTGGCTGCCAGGGCCTTGCTGGGGTCGCAGAGCCCCGCGCGCTCCTCGACGGACACCGCACCGACCGAGGAGAAGGCCCCCGCGCTGGCACTGGACAGGATGAGTTCTGCGCCGGCCTCCTGCCGGGCCTGCACTGTCCAGCGGGGCACGTTGACCTTCATTTCCATGTCGTCGATCATCTCGCCCACCTGCAGGATCTCGCGCTCCAACGCCGGCAGATCGGCCACGTCGAAGTCTCCGTCGGCCTCGTGGCGCAGGCTGCGGGCGCTCAGGGCGCGGGCTGCCACGCCCGAGGAGCCGCCCGTCACGCCCGTGCGCACGAGAGGCCGGCGCGGCGCGTGCAGCGGGAACGCGGCGCCCAGGGCCAGGGCGCGCTGCATGTCGGCCTCCAGCAGGTCCAGGCATCCGGAGAAGGCCACCCAGAGCCGCTCGAACTCCGCGCGCTCCTCGGCCGCCAGGCTCCGGTCACGCAGCGCGACGGTCAGCCGGGCTCcggccaccacggccagctcccGCGCCTTCTGCCGCGTCTTCTGCAGCTCCTCGCGCAGGTCCTGCGAGTCGGCCGAGCCGCCCACCGTGAGCACCAGGACGTGGTAGCACGCCGTGGTCTTGTTGAGCGCGTCCAGCAGCGCCTTGCACTCCTCCCGGGCCATCGCCGCCGCCGTGCGCTCCCGGCCCCGCGCGCGCTCAGCGCCACCGCACCGCGCCTCCGGCTACCGCCCGGCCGGCCTCGGGCCACACGCCCCTCATGGCCCAACCACTCGCTCCTGGTCGCCGCCTAAGTCACAGCTCGTCGGGGACCTACGACGTGCGCCTCGGGAGAGCTCGGAGTCCCCCCCGCCGCCTCCCCGTTAGCTACCTCCCATCCGCCGGTCCATGCTTCCCGGACACGCTCTCCAAAGTCACACGCTGGGTCTTCGCACCGCCGCCGCCGTGGCTCCCCGCGAGGGACCGGCTACAAACCCCATCCTCGTGCGCCCCCCACGCCCCACGCCCGGACGGACCCCCAGATCGCCAAGCCGAGCGCTCTGCGCCTCAGTCACTGCCAAGGGCAGCTGGGTTGATTCCTAGGGCCCGCCTCCAGCCAGCCGTCCCTGGAAGGGTGCTCCCGCCCCCCGGGGACCGAGGGTGGGCGGGGCCCCGCGCGCGCGGAGGTCACGTGCGGgattcccttctctcctcccctgcGCTAGCTTACAGCCCTGCACATCCAACTGCTCCTGGCTACGCAggcgaggaaactgaggcagagggtTTAACTCCTGCTGAGCCCACGAACCATCGAGACACTAGGTGTGATCCCCAAGACCCGGCACCTCTGTCCAACGAAGCAGGCAGGGAGAATCCCAAGGCCAGACGACTTTGTTGTTtagggttctctctctctttctggctgtCGAGCCCCCTTtcgtttttttattattattattaggttattttcgaggtagggtctcgctctagcccaggctgacatggaacgcactctgtagtcccaggctggcctcgaactcacggcgctcctgctacctctgcctcctgaaaggcTGGGATtcaagacgtgcgccaccacgccccgccagAACCCCCTTTTCCGAGACCCAGCTTGGACCTCACACCCCGAGTCAGATCGGTCTCGGGCGACACCCTGTCACCCCCCTTTTTCAAAGCATGCGCACTGGGTGACTGTGGGTGGAGCTCGTTTGTGTAGGAAGCGCTGAGTCGCCCGAGCCCCACCCCTGGCTGGGCCGGACTCAGTGATTGCTCCGCGTCCACGTCACTCCGAGTGAGGCCGGCTTTTCATTGGGTCATCCGGAGGCCCGGGGGCGGGGTAGAGGGGTGGGCTGAGGCGTGGAGCCGCGGCGCAGGGGTGGTGGGCGCTGAGGTCCCGGCTGAGGGCCCGGAAGGTGCCGCTGCAGCCCACAGGTGGGGCCGGGAGCGAAACTATGTAGCCTGTGGAGTAAGTGTCCACGCGTGGTCGTGCCCCGCGCGCATCCCTCCTCCCCGGACGACGGCGTCCCCGAGGCCGGGCGGGGCGAGGGGGGAGGGGCTCCCTCGGTGGACTCGGCGCCCCCAGGGCCGGGAGCGGCTGGTGGGGGGGTACCCGGGAGCTCGGACTTGAACTTGGGGATCGAGGGCGAAGCCGTCACCGTCTCGTGCGCGCGCGATTGGGGGACGCTTGGGGAGGAGGCTGCGAGCCCAGGTCTGGTGGGTGGCATCCCTGCCCGCTCGCTCTCCTGCTTTAGGTGGCTCCCGGGTCCCTTGGCCAGAGAGAAGATTGCGTCGGGAGAACTTGTGCCCCAGGAGACCTTCTGCTCTCTGGGGGTCTGTTGACAATGGACCGCCCTGCCGCTGCGCGCGCTAGGTGCAGCCCCTTGAGGTGCAGAAGGGGACGGTGGACACGCACTCTCTTGGCACCGTGCTAGGTGGTTGGATGCAAGTGACACATCATTACTGAGGATTGGGGGACGCGGGGCGGCAACACTAGGGGGGATGTGTAGGGTCCACAGGAGGTGGGATTTCTAAGCTTAGGGGTTCCGTGGAGAGGAGCAGTCTCCCCACCGACCCTAGAGTGCCCCAGTGGATATTAGCATTTTGAGACTGTCCTCCCCCAGCATGAGGCTTGGTGACCGAGAGAGCTGGAAGGCTGAACCCCAGCACTTGCTGATGTCTCCCAGCGAGTATCCTTTAACCAGAGCGTGG
The nucleotide sequence above comes from Jaculus jaculus isolate mJacJac1 chromosome 7, mJacJac1.mat.Y.cur, whole genome shotgun sequence. Encoded proteins:
- the LOC105944108 gene encoding translation initiation factor IF-2-like, yielding MGISGDSVDTAAWLVAFTSPASPRAAPSARSGRAVHCQQTPREQKVSWGTSSPDAIFSLAKGPGSHLKQESERAGMPPTRPGLAASSPSVPQSRAHETVTASPSIPKFKSELPGTPPPAAPGPGGAESTEGAPPPSPRPASGTPSSGEEGCARGTTTRGHLLHRLHSFAPGPTCGLQRHLPGPQPGPQRPPPLRRGSTPQPTPLPRPRASG
- the LOC101597793 gene encoding regulator of G-protein signaling 9-binding protein, encoding MAREECKALLDALNKTTACYHVLVLTVGGSADSQDLREELQKTRQKARELAVVAGARLTVALRDRSLAAEERAEFERLWVAFSGCLDLLEADMQRALALGAAFPLHAPRRPLVRTGVTGGSSGVAARALSARSLRHEADGDFDVADLPALEREILQVGEMIDDMEMKVNVPRWTVQARQEAGAELILSSASAGAFSSVGAVSVEERAGLCDPSKALAATVFSAVLLAAVALALCVAKLS